A region from the Candidatus Brocadiaceae bacterium genome encodes:
- a CDS encoding YbaB/EbfC family nucleoid-associated protein, whose product MRGLGGLGDLGGLMKQAQKQMKDMQRRMREVEEDLRERAVEGTAGGGMVKVVFNGLREPLDVKIDQTVFEEEGPEFLQEMVLAAIRQGLKKAQELEEAERGKVAGNMGIPGLEGLL is encoded by the coding sequence ATGCGAGGACTCGGAGGTCTCGGCGATCTGGGCGGTCTGATGAAACAGGCCCAGAAGCAGATGAAGGACATGCAGCGGCGCATGCGCGAGGTGGAAGAAGACCTCCGCGAACGCGCCGTCGAGGGCACCGCCGGCGGCGGCATGGTCAAGGTCGTCTTCAACGGGCTCCGGGAGCCTCTGGACGTCAAGATTGACCAGACCGTCTTCGAGGAGGAAGGCCCCGAGTTCCTCCAGGAGATGGTCCTGGCGGCCATCCGCCAGGGGCTCAAGAAGGCCCAGGAACTCGAGGAGGCCGAACGGGGCAAGGTCGCCGGCAACATGGGCATCCCGGGGCTCGAAGGGCTGCTCTGA